A stretch of the Lolium perenne isolate Kyuss_39 chromosome 3, Kyuss_2.0, whole genome shotgun sequence genome encodes the following:
- the LOC139837936 gene encoding BTB/POZ and MATH domain-containing protein 2-like, translating into MSILLRASTCTVESEQGEHLFKILDHSLHRGMGVGHYIQSSCFTVGGHEWCIRYYPDGRAGPTEDNKDAITLVLELVEMDPNKERARVSCTISIFDWRTKRFSSLVAFTEKFSNSDCLVSRTIDRATVEASDYVVDDRLTLKCAMTVIKEPYVMEDHIEVPPSDITEQLGKLLDAKEGADVTFEVQGEELPAHKLVLAMRSPVFKALLYGPMKEKDSNRVIIDDMQPAIFKVLLHFIYTDSLPPKMDDDLEGDDKKEVTRHLLVAADRYAMERLKLMCENILCKDLDAESVATVLALADQHSCSGLKDACIRFIASCTKIDDVVASRGYIQLKRSCPDSVIEMWETACKLRKI; encoded by the coding sequence ATGTCGATCTTGCTGAGGGCATCGACATGCACAGTGGAGTCGGAGCAGGGCGAGCACTTGTTCAAGATACTCGATCACAGCCTTCACAGGGGCATGGGCGTCGGCCACTACATCCAGTCGTCATGCTTCACTGTTGGCGGCCATGAGTGGTGCATCCGCTATTACCCGGACGGACGTGCTGGACCTACGGAAGATAACAAGGACGCCATAACACTCGTTCTGGAGCTGGTCGAAATGGACCCGAACAAAGAACGGGCGCGGGTATCCTGCACAATCAGCATCTTCGATTGGAGGACCAAGCGGTTCTCTTCGTTGGTGGCCTTCACGGAGAAATTTTCCAATTCAGACTGCCTTGTCTCGCGCACCATAGACAGGGCCACGGTGGAAGCATCGGACTATGTCGTTGACGATCGTCTCACTCTCAAATGCGCCATGACCGTCATCAAGGAGCCGTATGTTATGGAGGACCATATCGAGGTGCCACCGTCCGACATCACGGAGCAACTCGGGAAGCTGCTAGATGCAAAGGAGGGCGCAGATGTGACGTTCGAGGTCCAAGGAGAGGAACTCCCCGCCCACAAGCTCGTGCTAGCGATGCGGTCGCCGGTTTTCAAGGCTCTGCTCTACGGGCCGATGAAGGAGAAGGACTCAAACCGGGTCATCATTGATGATATGCAGCCTGCCATCTTCAAGGTTTTGCTCCACTTCATCTATACCGATTCGTTACCTCCCAAGATGGACGACGACTTGGAGGGAGACGATAAGAAAGAGGTGACAAGACACCTGCTTGTGGCTGCGGATCGTTATGCCATGGAAAGGCTGAAGCTTATGTGCGAAAACATCCTCTGCAAAGACCTCGATGCCGAATCTGTTGCAACTGTATTGGCTTTAGCCGATCAGCATAGTTGTTCCGGACTAAAAGATGCTTGCATTCGATTTATTGCTTCTTGTACTAAAATAGATGATGTGGTGGCAAGCAGAGGGTACATTCAGCTCAAGAGATCTTGTCCGGATAGTGTAATAGAAATGTGGGAAACAGCATGTAAACTCCGCAAAATCTAG
- the LOC139837543 gene encoding uncharacterized protein, whose amino-acid sequence MAYFGWLTEEQAIRYIYRANANLLLALKLIQHDLYAEVEEPLDPDSERASAALKWAATRAGHPSPTTLAQAMTIRLKDADFDLLQKQFSADGTPPPIMAKDAEAISRIVRRPLYVTGISHDAIDKLAFHVGHNLDVMGAETEAIPTAGTISTTYSFHSRPIWSVQSELSDELEDCLDEAVRQSVLFKAPCGDDCDYRQSLNMYLHGMIHNFYIKALKLLPTPSGSLMRGFLIAGHCYGSMDPVSNIIVNSIWFYMHGSFLPLSEQRKMKNYIDIFDPVALLPSQVYSLKGLTELAKFVDPQFLVPACALETLCIARCNIVDMLSSSSAERLEKNPFHEAATVAEHPLPLQLGELHQRLLLMPYERNKLLSCITRAQTSKTVLLLEEMTPVLEAVLWTCINPVPVLGPAPRLCAKALKMVANKRSDYEENRRWFRSQIEQVLKDYTSKHFWGPKYKLDIIFCVEESSEGPPRFGRHYQVNFTATPDLKLERTLFFAEFWASSEPKPNFCCPLPYPYVARCYYGVDSSTKIVYPDRSEYIYHDITKYGTDRVHALLEMDLVYFSSKIDVQLAKHLNHAASSAQVPRHPSGWARPRKARR is encoded by the exons ATGGCATACTTCGGATGGCTCACTGAGGAACAGGCCATCCGATACATCTACCGGGCCAACGCCAATCTCCTCCTTGCCCTCAAGCTCATCCAACACGATCTGTATGCTGAAGTTGAAGAACCACTGGACCCTGACTCAGAAAGGGCGTCTGCCGCCCTCAAGTGGGCGGCCACCAGGGCAGGCCACCCTTCGCCCACCACTTTGGCTCAGGCCATGACAATCCGGCTCAAAGATGCCGACTTTGACCTCCTACAGAAGCAATTTTCAGCTGATGGTACTCCTCCTCCTATCATGGCTAAGGATGCTGAAGCAATCAGCCGTATTGTGAGGAGGCCGCTTTATGTTACCGGCATAAGCCATGATGCCATAGATAAACTGGCTTTCCATGTTGGTCATAACCTTGATGTTATGGGGGCTGAAACGGAAGCTATCCCTACTGCAGGGACCATCAGCACCACCTACAGCTTTCACAGCCGCCCCATCTGGTCGGTGCAGTCTGAACtgtctgatgagctagaagattgCCTGGATGAAGCAGTTCGCCAGTCAGTTTTGTTCAAGGCCCCGTGTGGCGATGACTGCGATTACCGGCAGTCTCTCAACATGTACCTCCATGGTATGATTCACAACTTCTACATCAAGGCTCTCAAGCTGCTGCCCACACCCTCCGGCTCCCTCATGCGCGGCTTCCTCATAGCCGGCCACTGCTATGGCTCCATGGACCCTGTCTCCAACATCATCGTCAACTCCATCTGGTTCTACATGCATGGCTCCTTTCTCCCACTTTCTGAACAAAGGAAGATGAAAAACTACATTGACATCTTCGACCCCGTGGCGCTGCTTCCCTCACAAGTTTATTCCCTCAAGGGCCTTACAGAGCTGGCCAAATTTGTCGACCCCCAGTTCTTAGTGCCGGCGTGTGCTCTGGAGACACTCTGCATTGCAAGATGCAACATTGTTGACATGTTATCATCATCATCGGCAGAGAGGCTTGAAAAAAACCCCTTCCATGAAGCTGCCACGGTCGCTGAACACCCTCTGCCCCTTCAGCTGGGTGAACTGCACCAGCGGTTGCTGCTTATGCCTTATGAGCGAAACAAGCTTCTCTCCTGTATAACTAGGGCTCAAACTAGTAAGACTGTGTTGCTACTTGAAGAGATGACACCTGTTCTGGAGGCCGTGTTGTGGACATGCATTAATCCAGTACCGGTACTAGGGCCAGCTCCTAGACTTTGTGCGAAGGCTTTGAAGATGGTGGCAAATAAGAGATCAGACTATGAGGAGAATAGGAGGTGGTTCCGTTCACAGATTGAACAGGTGCTGAAGGATTACACGTCGAAGCATTTCTGG GGACCAAAGTATAAACTTGATATTATCTTTTGTGTGGAGGAAAGCTCGGAAGGCCCCCCCAGATTTGGCAGGCACTACCAAGTCAACTTTACGGCTACTCCTGATTTGAAGCTTGAGAGGACACTATTCTTCGCCGAATTTTGGGCCTCAAGTGAGCCAAAGCCAAACTTCTGCTGCCCTCTACCCTACCCGTATGTGG CCCGCTGCTACTATGGCGTGGATTCCTCAACAAAGATTGTGTATCCGGATCGCTCCGAGTACATCTACCACGATATCACGAAATATGGAACCGACCGCGTGCATGCCCTGCTAGAGATGGACCTTGTCTACTTCAGTTCCAAGATAGACGTGCAGCTCGCGAAGCATCTGAATCATGCTGCCTCCTCAGCACAAGTACCTCGGCATCCTTCGGGCTGGGCAAGGCCGAGGAAAGCGCGACGCTAA